From a region of the Latilactobacillus sakei genome:
- a CDS encoding VanZ family protein: MLFLGGLYDNIILPWGSKYNHLPLIKLTVESLDKTILYCLIFIGLRLLYLGLKKRRIQFKYELKLFTFVFYLCLLLSLTVLRHIYYPWQMHLYINRSLTQINLTPFVETFKLRNAPAQLDYWYNFYGNILWFVPFGWLRGSLTDRKGTWLLTIVEGALFSLGIETAQFILGTGMADIDDLIFNTIGAIIGVTLYKGVRILKH; this comes from the coding sequence TTGTTATTTCTAGGTGGTCTTTATGACAATATTATTCTCCCTTGGGGGTCAAAATATAATCATCTACCCTTAATTAAATTAACGGTAGAAAGTTTGGATAAAACAATTTTATATTGTTTAATTTTTATTGGGCTCCGCTTATTATACTTAGGCTTAAAAAAAAGACGGATTCAATTTAAATATGAGTTGAAACTATTTACCTTTGTTTTTTATCTATGTCTACTACTATCATTAACAGTGTTACGTCATATTTATTATCCTTGGCAGATGCACCTATACATTAATCGCTCGTTAACGCAAATTAATTTAACACCGTTTGTGGAGACGTTTAAGTTACGGAATGCACCAGCACAGTTAGACTATTGGTATAACTTTTATGGTAATATTCTTTGGTTTGTCCCGTTTGGGTGGTTGCGCGGTTCATTGACAGATCGGAAGGGAACTTGGTTGTTAACGATTGTCGAAGGCGCGTTATTTTCATTAGGGATTGAAACCGCCCAGTTTATTTTAGGGACCGGGATGGCCGATATTGATGATTTAATCTTTAATACAATCGGTGCGATAATTGGAGTGACCTTATACAAAGGGGTTCGAATTTTAAAACATTAA
- a CDS encoding glucose transporter GlcU: MAILIALIPALAWGSIGLVSGKLGGNAYQQTFGMTIGALVFGIGTFLVIQPQLNLFIMVIGIISGLFWSIGQGQQFQSMQAMGVSKTVPMSTGMQLIVNTLAGALLFHEWKTTHDYVFGIIALVILIAGATLTSMKDPKSSLAAKEDTQLARGFRALILSTIGYGGYTIIVNWSGISATTIVLPQAIGMFIGAAIFAGVGIGKAVFDKKTVLNIGTGLLWGLGNLFMLISMSDIGLAISYSLSQCGIIISTIGSIYLLGERKTKKEMVYVTLGCLLVIVGGVTLGMMK; encoded by the coding sequence ATGGCTATTTTAATTGCATTAATCCCAGCACTTGCTTGGGGTAGTATCGGATTGGTAAGTGGTAAATTAGGTGGTAACGCTTATCAACAAACTTTTGGGATGACAATCGGTGCGCTGGTTTTTGGAATCGGTACCTTTTTAGTAATCCAGCCTCAGTTAAACTTATTTATCATGGTAATCGGGATCATTTCCGGGTTATTTTGGAGCATTGGTCAAGGACAACAGTTCCAATCAATGCAAGCAATGGGTGTTTCTAAGACAGTGCCAATGTCAACAGGGATGCAATTGATTGTAAACACTTTAGCGGGTGCTTTGTTATTCCATGAATGGAAAACAACACACGACTACGTCTTTGGGATTATCGCGTTAGTAATCTTGATTGCTGGTGCAACATTGACATCCATGAAAGATCCTAAGAGTAGTTTAGCAGCTAAAGAAGACACACAATTAGCACGTGGCTTCCGGGCCTTGATTCTTTCAACAATCGGTTATGGTGGTTACACAATCATTGTTAACTGGTCAGGGATTAGTGCAACAACCATTGTCTTACCACAAGCAATTGGGATGTTTATCGGCGCCGCTATCTTTGCTGGTGTTGGTATTGGTAAAGCAGTCTTTGATAAGAAAACAGTTTTGAACATTGGTACTGGTCTATTATGGGGCTTAGGGAACTTGTTCATGTTGATTTCAATGTCAGATATCGGTCTTGCCATCAGTTATTCACTTTCACAATGTGGGATTATCATCTCAACAATTGGTAGTATCTACCTCTTGGGTGAACGGAAAACGAAAAAAGAAATGGTGTATGTCACCCTTGGGTGTTTATTAGTCATTGTCGGTGGCGTAACATTGGGTATGATGAAATAA